DNA from Intestinimonas massiliensis (ex Afouda et al. 2020):
TCACCTAAGAACTTTTTTAATGGTCTCTCGCTTTTGGATTCATTGTCATACAGAAGTATGACAGGGTTATGCTGTTCGTGACCACTTAACTTATGAAAGTAAGTGAGATAAGGAGGAATTCGTTTGTTGCTACCAACATGATAACGATATAAAATTCTCATAGCATCGGCACCGTCCAAGCTGATTCCGAAGAAATACTTCCACCTTTTTGTTCGTCTGAAGAACGAAAACTTGTAGACGAATTTACTTTCAGCATCTTTTTGTATGAGCCGTGGATACTTGGTATAAAGGCTCTTCAGAGCGGCTTTTATATACCGTATATCAGTTTTTCCTTCTGTTACAATGACAGGGGTGTCATTGGCGAAAAGGTATTTATAAAAAATAAATGCTTGGTACTGTCTCTCGCGGCCATTTAGATTAAAAGCGTCATGCTTAATTTCCTGTGGATCAAGAATATTATTGTAGTGATCCAGTTGATCAATAAAAGAAAAGCGCCCTTCGAGTTGCTTGATTGATCCTGGCACGCCATCGATAAGGTACTCACCAGTAGAGTAGAGCTGATGGGCCATTGCTCTCGTTTTACGCACATAGGAGTGATTGACATTTAGCTTTTTGTTCACAATTAGCCCCGTGACTTCTTGGCGTGAATCCCTAAATTGAAGCCGGGTTTTCTTTTCGTTGATAGAGAAGCCAGCCCTTTTTATGGAAGCAGTGGCTTCCGCCAAGAATTTATCCTGATTCTCCACAAAGTTTCTGTCGTTGGTAGAGAAAGTCAAATCGTCAGCATACCTGGTGTAGTCCAGCTTGTATTTTTTGGCTACTCTCAAAAGGTAGGTATCAAGAGGTTGGCAGATGAGATTTGTGATGATTGGGGAACTGGGAGCACCCTGTGGTAGCCGACCTTGATAACAGGTCAATTGTGCGAGAATAACAGCAACATCGTGTGGTAGCTTGAAGTGATTATTTTTTTTAAAATAGCCCTGAACGCGACCAAAGTGGAAACTATCAAAAAAGCTCGCCAAGTCTAAGTTTAGGACATAACGCTTATTGCGATGAATTCTTGCATTGGTAATAATACTTTTTTCTTTCTCAAACCCATGAGAAATATTAGGTTTGATACCGTTCTCCTCCCAAATGTTTCTTTGGTAGAGCCACAGAATGTTTGAGAGTTTTTTCTGCAGGACTTTCAAATCACCAGAGGGAGCGCAGATGGCACGAGTGTCACCATTACGTTTCGGAATCTCAAAGGTGGTGTAATAACTATCCGGCTTTTTAACATAAAGAATGTGTGTTAGCTTACTGCGCGGGATACCCAAATAGTTAGCCAACTCATTTCTTGATTGAATATCACAGAATTTTTTCATAGGAACCTCCCCAAAGGGAGAGCGTGTGGCAACTCATTGTGCGAAAGGATAAGTCAACATGAGTCAACACAAGTGACATCATGGCAGGAAAGGGCTATACGCTAAAGCGCCACCCAGTTTAATCAACACTTGCGAAACACAAGTACAAAATCTTGCCACACGCTCTTTACAGACATTGAGCCTGTAGACAAATTATATCTGATTTCGACCTTTTTTTCAATCTGAATATGCGCAAGAGTACCTTCGAGTTCACATTTTAGAATGAATTTAGAATTACTCGCAGTTAGGGATGGGTTAGGGATTTTGCGGTTTCCGGCGTCCCTCTGCACCAAGGCCGCAGCCGCTATTTTACCTCTCTGACCACAATGAAAATGTGGTCAAGTACATTCAAAAAACCGAACTTTTAACGCAGAAAAACCGCCTAAAAAGGCGGTTTTTCCAAGAAAGGTGGTCCGAGTGACAGGATTCGAACCTGCGGCATCCTGCTCCCAAACTTTTGAATAAAAATTTTTCTACTTTTTCCGGTGCTTTATAGCCGTTTTTGCTTTATTGTGGATGCTCTTCGCAACTCTTGACTCCGCTATTTCCGCACACTCCACGGCTGTCTGTAGTCAAACATGTGGTCAAAAACCGCTTTCTGAACACCCTCATGACAGGGCACAGAAAGCGGTTTTCACAGTTTGCCGGAGTGCTGTGGGCAGGTAATCCGGTACCCCAGTTTGCCGCATTGTACCTCTGCTGGAGAGGTTAAGCAAGTCCTTTATGCAAGTATAGGCGGTGCAGTATTTGCATCGCTATAGACAAAGAAGAATCAATTTCCACAGTAGGCGGCGATGGCCTGTGCGACAAACGCTGCCGTGCCCTCACCGCCAGCCATGTCAATGTTTTTACGGAAGCGGTCATCGGCCACATACATCTGGCCTAAGCCTGCCAGAATCTCCGGCGTGCAAGTGTAAAAATGGTCGGTGATGAATTGCTGCAAATCATGAATGGCCGCCTGCGCTTCCAGCGAGGTAGGAGCAAGATGCTTCAGCTCGCCCAGCTTTGCAAAGTGCCTCATCAAATCGGCAGGGTTGCCGGTAGACCCGCCTTTTTCATGCTGCTGATATTCCTGATAGGCGATGGTATTGCCCCATTTTTCTTTGACCTCTGCGGTGTACTTCTCTTGCTCGGTTTTACTAAATGCGTCAAATTTCATAGGTATCACTCCTGTTTCTAAGGTTTCACGGGCGAGGGTGATGAGCCGTCCCAACCGCGCCTGTCGCAGCTCCAGCAGCTTGATCTGATCTGTGAGAGCGGTGGCCTGGTCGAATTTCGGGTCATCCAGAATGCGCTTGATGTCCTTGAGCGGAAATTCCAGCTCGCGAAATAGCAAAATGGATTGAAGCCGCGCCAAGGCTGTATCGTCATACAGCCGGTAGCCCGATTCTGTGAGGGCTGTGGGCGGCAGCAACCCGATGGCATCATAGTGGTGAAGTGTCCGGACACTGACACCGGCCAGTTTGCCGACTTCGTGAATGGTCATCATGGGCATCCCTCCTCCGTGTGAGCTTACCATACACTATAACGTAACGGAAAAGTCAAGAGGGAAATGGAATGTTTTGAAATATCTGTAATGGTAAAATTGAATATCGCTATACAAATGATGTGCTAGAGACAATAGTGAGGACTGACGTCAAAAAGGTAAGAAAGCTCATAAATTAGATCATATACGAAGAGAGTGAAAATGCCTCTTGACAAGCTGTAAGTCATTTCTTATAATTATGCTTGTACACGAGAAAAGTTAAAAGCAAATCGACCCGGTATATATAGACGTTGTTTAGCGATTTGTATATAACCTGATATGTTGTATTTTCAACGGTTCTCTTGTACATGTCAAGAGAACCGTTTTATTTTGTTTCAAGACAGGAGGGATTCCCACGGATACGGCATTTATGCGAAAAGCATTCGCGCTGATTGCAAAAGGATTGATTGAGAAAGAACAGCTTCTGCAAAAGGAACCGACAAGGTATCCCTACAGCAAAGCCTTGCAGCATGGAATCAACATGTTTTTAGCTGCAAGTCAAAGGGCAGGGAGTCAAGTTGCTGTCAAGTATCCTGATGAGGCCGCTTTCCTTGCGTATTTTATTACCAGGCCTATTGAAGAGTGGTTCGATACATGGGAATCGGGAGTTGTCGAGCAATTGCATCT
Protein-coding regions in this window:
- a CDS encoding retron Ec67 family RNA-directed DNA polymerase/endonuclease, which translates into the protein MKKFCDIQSRNELANYLGIPRSKLTHILYVKKPDSYYTTFEIPKRNGDTRAICAPSGDLKVLQKKLSNILWLYQRNIWEENGIKPNISHGFEKEKSIITNARIHRNKRYVLNLDLASFFDSFHFGRVQGYFKKNNHFKLPHDVAVILAQLTCYQGRLPQGAPSSPIITNLICQPLDTYLLRVAKKYKLDYTRYADDLTFSTNDRNFVENQDKFLAEATASIKRAGFSINEKKTRLQFRDSRQEVTGLIVNKKLNVNHSYVRKTRAMAHQLYSTGEYLIDGVPGSIKQLEGRFSFIDQLDHYNNILDPQEIKHDAFNLNGRERQYQAFIFYKYLFANDTPVIVTEGKTDIRYIKAALKSLYTKYPRLIQKDAESKFVYKFSFFRRTKRWKYFFGISLDGADAMRILYRYHVGSNKRIPPYLTYFHKLSGHEQHNPVILLYDNESKSERPLKKFLGEDVHATADQKAELKANLHIRLITGSKLFVVTPPLMGDKEECEIEDLFSDELLSLNLEGKTFCRKDKFDNSKYFGKEIFSQYVYENYQTIDFSRFIPLLDVIDMIIAQAESHEK
- a CDS encoding MerR family transcriptional regulator codes for the protein MMTIHEVGKLAGVSVRTLHHYDAIGLLPPTALTESGYRLYDDTALARLQSILLFRELEFPLKDIKRILDDPKFDQATALTDQIKLLELRQARLGRLITLARETLETGVIPMKFDAFSKTEQEKYTAEVKEKWGNTIAYQEYQQHEKGGSTGNPADLMRHFAKLGELKHLAPTSLEAQAAIHDLQQFITDHFYTCTPEILAGLGQMYVADDRFRKNIDMAGGEGTAAFVAQAIAAYCGN